In one window of Branchiostoma floridae strain S238N-H82 chromosome 14, Bfl_VNyyK, whole genome shotgun sequence DNA:
- the LOC118430184 gene encoding hemicentin-1-like produces the protein MGLDTLRMVLTTGVILLCAWLEVSLAQSDLRLDVPTKVSTIVGDPVTIPATFRTTRRIMSILWSKSGKENARQPVMSSYPIADTTEAHAGYVGRAELVGEASLKLRNTRAEDEGTYVLVVAVEGLGPQERFVKLDLLVPPTVEVGPKDPQLTTAGRSVSLTCAVRDAKPNITSLHWEKGSAIIDSNRFDTKFSGGTLQSPNLVIRHVTRGDAGRYRCIVDHVIKSASAALNLQVLYAASVISVSDSRTAVISESVTLQCTADGNPPPNVTWTRNGLPVRSSTRSLSRDVRLSSVVLPNVQLNASGTYVCTASNSVGKSDVKSLQLVVEEYSMDEKSSMIAILVGALAGGLWLIICLVLAVYFFRRRREREEKKKFSFYYNMGRRGQETINKKLQEDTLDSGRHPNPQVPAKPMLPTAPNAGIETLRRTKKQRERRYAKAMYPYYPQDDNELCLEIDDVIEVLEGEDGGWCLGYLRGRIGLFPSNYVKFLTAKEASAAKLKDLHEGKDAVKLPTKGSI, from the exons ATGGGCCTGGACACACTGAGGATGGTACTAACAACAGGAGTGATCCTACTGTGTGCTTGGCTAGAAG tAAGCTTAGCGCAGTCGGACCTCCGTCTGGACGTCCCGACGAAAGTCAGCACGATCGTCGGAGACCCGGTGACCATCCCCGCCACATTccgcacaacccgccgtatcaTGTCCATCCTCTGGTCCAAAAGCGGAAAGGAAAATGCTCGGCAGCCCGTCATGTCGTCCTACCCCATAGCCGACACAACCGAAGCCCATGCggg GTACGTGGGAAGGGCGGAGCTGGTTGGGGAGGCGTCTCTGAAGTTAAGGAACACCCGGGCCGAGGACGAGGGAACCTACGTGCTAGTCGTGGCCGTGGAAGGGCTCGGACCACAGGAGAGATTCGTCAAGCTGGACCTACTGG TTCCGCCAACGGTGGAGGTCGGGCCGAAAGACCCCCAGCTCACGACAGCCGGCAGATCTGTGTCTCTGACATGCGCAGTGCGCGACGCCAAGCCGAACATTACGTCACTCCACTGGGAGAAGGGTAGCGCCATCATCGACAGTAACAG gttcgACACCAAGTTCTCTGGTGGAACGCTACAAAGCCCCAACCTTGTGATCAGGCACGTCACCAGGGGCGACGCGGGTCGGTACAGGTGCATCGTCGATCACGTGATCAAGTCTGCCAGTGCTGCCCTGAACCTACAAGTTCTCT ATGCAGCCTCGGTCATCAGTGTTTCCGACTCCCGCACTGCTGTGATATCGGAGTCCGTCACCCTACAGTGCACGGCGGACGGGAATCCTCCGCCGAACGTCACCTGGACTCGGAACGGCCTCCCGGTCCGCAGCTCCACCCGCAGCCTGTCGCGAGACGTCCGCCTGAGCTCGGTGGTTCTCCCGAATGTGCAGCTGAACGCCAGCGGGACGTACGTGTGCACGGCCAGCAACAGCGTGGGGAAGAGCGACGTCAAGTCACTACAACTCGTGGTGGAAG AGTACTCCATGGATGAGAAGAGCAGTATGATCGCCATCTTGGTTGGCGCCCTGGCCGGTGGACTGTGGTTGATCATCTGCCTGGTTCTGGCCGTCTACTTCTTCAGAAGGCGCCGCGagagagaagagaagaagaagttCTCGTTTTACTACAACATGGGTCGCCGTGGACAGGAGACGATCAACAAGAAGCTACAGGAGGATACACTGGATAGCGGACGGCATCCCAACCCACAAGTACCAG CCAAGCCGATGCTGCCCACGGCCCCCAACGCTGGTATAGAGACTCTCAGGCGTACAAAGAAGCAACGAG AGAGAAGATACGCCAAGGCCATGTACCCGTACTACCCACAAGACGACAACGAGCTGTGCCTGGAGATAGATGACGTCATCGAGGTGCTGGAGGGGGAAGATGGCGGCTGGTGCCTGGGTTACCTGAGGGGCAGGATAGGCCTGTTCCCCTCTAACTACGTCAAGTTTCTTACTGCAAAGGAAG CATCTGCTGCGAAGCTGAAGGACCTTCACGAGGGGAAAGACGCCGTGAAACTTCCCACTAAAGGAAGTATCTAG